From a single Lolium rigidum isolate FL_2022 chromosome 7, APGP_CSIRO_Lrig_0.1, whole genome shotgun sequence genomic region:
- the LOC124671159 gene encoding probable carboxylesterase Os04g0669600: MAHPSPAAAAGGFVLWLHGSGGTGELSRAQVAPYFSATPALRLCFPTAPTTPITCYGCEIMINAWFGIPGTPITATTVRDEKGVLKAVEHVHEMLDKEVAAGTSPADIFVCGLSQGGALAVASVLLYPKTLGGCVVFSGSVPLSKSFAERVPPEARKTPVLWFHGMADGLVLFEAGQAGCAFLQKLGMACIFKAYPGLGHSLVDQELQYFRQWVLERLGISQRTEAAGPSSSS; encoded by the exons ATGGCTCATccctccccggcggcggcggcgggcggattCGTGCTGTGGCTGCACGGGTCCGGCGGGACGGGCGAGCTGAGCCGCGCCCAGGTTGCCCCCTACTTCTCCGCCACCCCCGCCCTCCGCCTGTGCTTCCCCACCGCCCCCACCACCCCCATCACCTGCTACG GTTGTGAGATCATGATCAATGCTTGGTTCGGCATCCCGGGGACCCCTATAACCGCT ACCACTGTTAGAGATGAAAAGGGGGTCCTTAAAGCCGTTGAGCATGTGCACGAAATGTTAGACAAAGAAGTGGCCGCCGGGACGAGTCCTGCAGACATTTTCGTTTGTGGACTAAGCCAAGGAG GTGCTCTAGCCGTAGCAAGTGTTCTGCTGTACCCCAAAACTTTAGGCGGCTGTGTTGTTTTCAGTGGTTCAGTTCCTCTAAGCAAATCATTCGCCGAGAGGGTGCCACCTGAAGCTAGAAAG ACTCCAGTATTATGGTTCCATGGGATGGCGGACGGGTTAGTACTGTTTGAAGCGGGGCAAGCCGGGTGCGCATTTCTCCAAAAGCTTGGCATGGCCTGCATATTCAAG GCTTATCCAGGTCTTGGACACTCGTTGGTGGATCAAGAGCTTCAGTATTTTCGACAATGGGTACTGGAGCGTCTAGGGATCTCTCAACGAACTGAAGCTGCAGGACCATCGTCGTCATCTTGA
- the LOC124675968 gene encoding uncharacterized protein LOC124675968 isoform X1 — MIREAAEEGEKGSIHSFQRSSLLTWSALWCSSSGNKQQGVCCHRVCQRGSLIFSQLPWTFPRVLHCCKYWRVFKRGTPEGDQDRERISSDITTCKEGGDAERNWSSVWFSTVVELHYKTTSRTQPSAKGNKRKVDMNPKGVGQEQQSEAGTCWLDFCPRPGFTVVSNVVTDNPYGTLKIPKAFCQYIIGDFPQKVMLRNTVGDT; from the exons ATGATCCGA GAAGCTGCTGAAGAAGGAGAAAAAGGAAGCATCCACTCTTTCCAGAGAAGTTCATTATTGACCTGGAGTGCCTTATGGTGTTCATCATCAGGGAACAAGCAACAAGGAGTTTGTTGCCATCGGGTGTGTCAAAGAGGGTCCCTGATATTCTCTCAGCTGCCTTGGACTTTTCCAAG GGTCCTCCATTGCTGCAAATATTGGAGGGTTTTCAAACGAG GTACACCAGAAGGAGATCAAGACCGAGAAAGGATCTCCAGTGACATCACCACCTGCAAAGAAGGCGGAGATGCAGAGCGCAATTGGAGCTCCGTCTGGTTTTCAACCGTTGTAGAGCTCCACTACAAAACGACCAGCCGCACACAACCGAGCGCAAAAGGCAATAAAAGAAAGGTTGACATGAATCCAAAGGGAGTAGGTCAGGAACAGCAAAGCGAGGCCGGCACCTGCTGGTTGGATTTTTGCCCAAGGCCAGGTTTCACCGTCGTTTCAAACGTAGTCACCGACAACCCTTATGGTACACTCAAGATTCCAAAGGCATTCTGTCAGTACATCATCGGTGATTTTCCACAGAAAGTCATGCTCCGCAACACCGTTGGAGACACATGA
- the LOC124675968 gene encoding uncharacterized protein LOC124675968 isoform X3, translated as MIREAAEEGEKGSIHSFQRSSLLTWSALWCSSSGNKQQGVCCHRVCQRGSLIFSQLPWTFPRVFNLRIITIMFEKSILQGLHAAAAVNVYSRALMFSGSSIAANIGGFSNEVHQKEIKTEKGSPVTSPPAKKAEMQSAIGAPSGFQPL; from the exons ATGATCCGA GAAGCTGCTGAAGAAGGAGAAAAAGGAAGCATCCACTCTTTCCAGAGAAGTTCATTATTGACCTGGAGTGCCTTATGGTGTTCATCATCAGGGAACAAGCAACAAGGAGTTTGTTGCCATCGGGTGTGTCAAAGAGGGTCCCTGATATTCTCTCAGCTGCCTTGGACTTTTCCAAG GGTCTTCAATCTACGCATAATAACTATTATGTTTGAGAAATCAATACTTCAGGGATtacacgcggcggcggcggtgaatgTATACTCACGGGCTCTTATGTTTTCAGGGTCCTCCATTGCTGCAAATATTGGAGGGTTTTCAAACGAG GTACACCAGAAGGAGATCAAGACCGAGAAAGGATCTCCAGTGACATCACCACCTGCAAAGAAGGCGGAGATGCAGAGCGCAATTGGAGCTCCGTCTGGTTTTCAACCGTTGTAG
- the LOC124675968 gene encoding uncharacterized protein LOC124675968 isoform X2: MIREAAEEGEKGSIHSFQRSSLLTWSALWCSSSGNKQQGVCCHRVCQRGSLIFSQLPWTFPRVFNLRIITIMFEKSILQGLHAAAAVNVYSRALMFSGSSIAANIGGFSNEMFTPYLTKGTLVVIEAGFHPVHQKEIKTEKGSPVTSPPAKKAEMQSAIGAPSGFQPL, encoded by the exons ATGATCCGA GAAGCTGCTGAAGAAGGAGAAAAAGGAAGCATCCACTCTTTCCAGAGAAGTTCATTATTGACCTGGAGTGCCTTATGGTGTTCATCATCAGGGAACAAGCAACAAGGAGTTTGTTGCCATCGGGTGTGTCAAAGAGGGTCCCTGATATTCTCTCAGCTGCCTTGGACTTTTCCAAG GGTCTTCAATCTACGCATAATAACTATTATGTTTGAGAAATCAATACTTCAGGGATtacacgcggcggcggcggtgaatgTATACTCACGGGCTCTTATGTTTTCAGGGTCCTCCATTGCTGCAAATATTGGAGGGTTTTCAAACGAG ATGTTCACGCCATATCTTACTAAAGGGACCCTTGTTGTGATTGAAGCTGGGTTTCATCCT GTACACCAGAAGGAGATCAAGACCGAGAAAGGATCTCCAGTGACATCACCACCTGCAAAGAAGGCGGAGATGCAGAGCGCAATTGGAGCTCCGTCTGGTTTTCAACCGTTGTAG